One Sodalinema gerasimenkoae IPPAS B-353 DNA segment encodes these proteins:
- a CDS encoding carbohydrate ABC transporter permease has product MAQSNMRKRQQLTGWVLVLPALLVLLLVYAYPIGRAFWLSLFTQNLGTQLEAVPTGLTNYGRIWGDGAFWNSLWNTTVFTVIALVLELVLGMAIALVLNRSFRGRGLVRTIAILPWALPTAIMALAWTWIFNDQYGVVNDILMRLGLIDSGINWLGDPTLAMISVITADVWKTTSFVSILLLAGLQSIPQDLYEAHAIEGATPWQSFRQITLPLLMPQILIAALFRFAQSFGIFDLIQVMTEGGPGGSTQMVALYIYDNVRRYLDFGYGAALVVITFLILIAVVAIAFYVLERVRKSAGAEI; this is encoded by the coding sequence ATGGCACAAAGCAATATGCGTAAACGCCAGCAACTCACCGGATGGGTGCTAGTTTTGCCGGCCCTATTAGTGCTGTTGTTGGTCTATGCCTACCCGATTGGGCGAGCCTTTTGGTTGAGTCTGTTTACACAAAACTTGGGTACACAACTCGAAGCCGTCCCCACTGGCTTGACTAACTATGGGAGGATTTGGGGGGATGGCGCCTTCTGGAACAGCCTTTGGAATACAACGGTGTTTACCGTCATTGCCTTGGTATTAGAGTTAGTCCTGGGGATGGCGATCGCCCTGGTTCTCAATCGTAGTTTCCGGGGACGGGGGTTGGTGCGTACCATTGCGATTCTGCCCTGGGCCCTCCCCACGGCCATTATGGCCTTGGCCTGGACTTGGATTTTTAATGACCAATATGGGGTCGTCAATGATATTTTGATGCGCCTAGGATTGATTGACAGTGGAATTAACTGGCTTGGGGACCCCACCTTAGCGATGATATCGGTGATTACGGCAGATGTCTGGAAAACCACGTCTTTTGTGAGTATTCTATTGCTGGCAGGATTACAGTCAATTCCCCAAGATTTATATGAGGCCCACGCCATTGAAGGGGCGACCCCTTGGCAGAGTTTCCGACAGATTACGCTCCCTCTGTTGATGCCGCAAATTCTGATTGCGGCCCTATTCCGGTTTGCCCAGTCCTTCGGGATTTTCGACTTGATTCAGGTGATGACGGAAGGCGGCCCGGGTGGTTCAACTCAGATGGTGGCACTTTATATTTATGACAATGTTCGCCGCTATTTAGACTTTGGCTATGGTGCGGCGTTGGTGGTGATCACCTTCTTAATTCTGATTGCCGTGGTGGCGATCGCGTTCTATGTCTTAGAACGAGTCCGAAAATCCGCCGGAGCTGAGATTTAA
- a CDS encoding type II toxin-antitoxin system HicB family antitoxin, with amino-acid sequence MLTYKGYTGKIEVDTDSRMFHGYVLDIKDVIAYHGSSYEELKQDFQGAIDDYLEYCHLLIASHPEDPKV; translated from the coding sequence ATGTTGACCTATAAAGGCTATACCGGCAAAATTGAGGTCGATACTGACAGCCGCATGTTTCATGGCTATGTTTTGGATATTAAAGATGTAATTGCCTATCATGGCTCTAGCTATGAAGAGCTGAAACAGGATTTTCAGGGGGCGATCGACGATTATTTAGAGTATTGTCATTTGCTGATTGCCTCACATCCTGAAGACCCCAAGGTTTAA
- the folK gene encoding 2-amino-4-hydroxy-6-hydroxymethyldihydropteridine diphosphokinase, producing the protein MREPVAIALGSNLGDSRKILEGAANSLRSLLEGVQLSHWYLTKPVGPPQPDYLNGCVIGTTSLEPLELLQRLLEIEAAFGRVRGERWGARTLDLDLLLYGDRILDHPQLQIPHPRMAERAFVLVPLAEIAPHWRDPHSGHSIGQLQEALNCSDVHLIS; encoded by the coding sequence GTGAGAGAACCTGTGGCGATCGCCCTTGGGAGTAACTTAGGCGACTCGCGAAAGATTTTAGAGGGAGCGGCGAACTCGTTGCGATCGCTCCTGGAGGGGGTGCAACTGTCCCATTGGTATCTCACCAAACCGGTGGGGCCACCCCAACCGGATTATCTCAATGGTTGTGTCATTGGCACCACCTCCCTAGAGCCTCTGGAACTCCTCCAGAGGCTTTTAGAGATTGAAGCGGCGTTCGGGCGAGTTCGAGGAGAACGTTGGGGAGCCAGAACCCTGGATTTGGATCTGTTACTGTATGGCGATCGCATCCTCGATCATCCTCAGTTACAGATTCCTCATCCCCGCATGGCTGAGCGCGCGTTTGTCCTAGTTCCCCTCGCAGAAATCGCCCCCCATTGGCGAGATCCCCACTCTGGTCATTCGATCGGGCAGCTACAAGAGGCGTTAAACTGTTCTGATGTACACTTAATTTCTTAA
- the clpB gene encoding ATP-dependent chaperone ClpB, producing MQPTNPNQFTEKAWEAIARTPDMAKQANHQQIESEHLMQSLLEGQGLASSIFKRAGISVVNLADATRQFIEKQPKVSGSGGSVYLGQSLDKLLDHADSYRKDYGDEYISIEHLVLAYLKDKRFGKSTFQSFNLTEKKLKDTIQQIRGTQKVTDQNPEGKYDALEKYGRDLTEAARTGKLDPVIGRDDEIRRTVQILSRRTKNNPVLIGEPGVGKTAIAEGLAQRIVKGDVPESLRDRKLIALDMGSLIAGAKYRGEFEERLKAVLKEVTDSDGQIVMFIDEIHTVVGAGATQGAMDAGNLLKPMLARGELRCIGATTLDEYRKYIEKDAALERRFQQVYVDQPSVVDSISILRGLKDRYETHHNVKIADSALVAAATLSTRYISDRFLPDKAIDLIDEAAAKLKMESTSKPEELDEIDRRILQLEMEKLSLQKESDDASKERLQRIERELADCKEQQSHLNAQWKAEKELLEERKGLKEELDRLHVEIEEAERNYDLNRAAELKYSKYPEVQKKLDETEARFANAQNSGEALLREEVTEADIAEIISKWTGIPLSKLVESEKEKLLHLEEELHRRVVGQEEAVTAVADSIQRSRAGLSDPNRPVASFLFLGPTGVGKTELGKALAAYLFDTEDAIVRIDMSEYMEKHTVSRLIGAPPGYVGYDEGGQLTEALRRRPYAVILFDEVEKAHPDVFNVLLQVLDDGRVTDAQGRTVDFKNSIIIMTSNIGSQFILDVSGNDADYDEMRSRVLEALRANFRPEFLNRIDDTIIFHALEKSQLREIVKLQVVRLEQRLADKKMALKLSEGAIDVLAEVGYDPVYGARPLKRAIQRELETQIAKGILRGEFNEGDTVFVDVENERLAFKRLPAELATV from the coding sequence ATGCAACCGACCAATCCTAACCAATTTACCGAAAAGGCCTGGGAGGCGATCGCCCGCACCCCAGATATGGCCAAACAGGCGAACCATCAACAGATTGAAAGCGAACATCTGATGCAGTCCTTACTCGAAGGACAAGGACTCGCCAGTAGTATCTTTAAACGGGCCGGGATCTCGGTGGTTAACCTCGCCGACGCCACCCGACAATTTATTGAAAAACAACCTAAAGTCAGTGGAAGTGGGGGTTCTGTCTATCTCGGACAGAGCCTTGACAAACTCCTCGACCATGCCGACAGTTATCGTAAAGACTATGGTGATGAGTATATCTCCATCGAACACCTTGTCCTGGCCTACCTCAAGGATAAGCGATTTGGAAAATCCACCTTCCAAAGCTTCAACCTAACTGAGAAGAAACTTAAAGACACGATCCAACAAATACGCGGAACCCAGAAAGTGACAGACCAAAACCCAGAAGGAAAATACGACGCCTTAGAGAAATACGGACGGGATTTGACGGAAGCCGCCCGCACGGGGAAACTAGACCCGGTGATTGGGCGCGACGATGAGATTCGCCGCACAGTGCAAATTCTCTCGCGACGCACCAAAAATAACCCAGTCTTGATTGGGGAACCGGGGGTTGGGAAAACGGCCATCGCCGAAGGACTGGCCCAACGTATCGTCAAAGGGGATGTCCCTGAATCCCTGCGCGATCGCAAACTCATCGCCCTCGACATGGGATCGCTGATCGCCGGGGCTAAATATCGCGGTGAATTCGAGGAACGCCTCAAAGCTGTCCTCAAAGAAGTGACCGACTCCGACGGGCAAATCGTCATGTTCATTGACGAAATCCACACCGTTGTTGGTGCTGGGGCCACTCAGGGGGCCATGGATGCCGGAAACCTCCTTAAACCGATGTTGGCCCGGGGTGAATTGCGCTGCATCGGGGCGACGACTCTGGATGAATACCGTAAGTATATCGAGAAGGATGCAGCCCTAGAACGGCGTTTCCAGCAGGTCTATGTAGATCAGCCCAGTGTCGTTGATAGTATCTCGATTCTGCGGGGTTTGAAAGACCGCTACGAAACCCACCATAACGTCAAAATTGCTGATAGCGCCCTGGTGGCGGCGGCAACTCTCTCGACGCGCTATATTAGCGATCGCTTCCTCCCCGACAAGGCGATCGACCTCATCGATGAGGCGGCGGCGAAACTGAAAATGGAGAGTACCTCCAAACCCGAAGAACTCGACGAAATCGATCGCCGCATCTTGCAGTTAGAGATGGAGAAACTCTCCCTGCAAAAGGAAAGCGACGACGCCTCTAAAGAGCGACTGCAACGGATTGAGAGGGAACTTGCAGACTGTAAAGAACAACAGTCTCATCTCAACGCCCAATGGAAAGCTGAGAAAGAACTCCTCGAAGAACGCAAAGGCCTCAAAGAAGAACTCGATCGCCTGCACGTCGAAATCGAGGAGGCCGAGCGCAATTATGACCTCAACCGGGCGGCTGAACTGAAATATAGTAAATATCCCGAGGTTCAGAAAAAACTCGATGAAACTGAGGCCCGCTTTGCCAATGCCCAAAACAGTGGTGAAGCCTTGTTGCGGGAGGAAGTCACCGAGGCCGATATTGCCGAGATTATCTCTAAATGGACGGGGATTCCCCTCAGTAAGTTGGTTGAGTCTGAGAAAGAGAAACTCTTGCATCTCGAAGAGGAGTTACATCGGCGAGTGGTGGGCCAAGAAGAAGCCGTCACCGCTGTCGCTGACTCGATTCAACGGTCTCGGGCCGGACTCTCAGACCCCAACCGTCCCGTTGCCAGTTTCCTCTTCCTCGGACCGACTGGGGTGGGTAAAACGGAGTTAGGGAAAGCCCTGGCCGCCTATCTGTTTGATACGGAAGATGCGATCGTTCGCATTGATATGTCCGAATATATGGAGAAACACACTGTGTCTCGCCTGATTGGTGCGCCTCCGGGATATGTGGGCTATGACGAAGGGGGACAATTAACGGAAGCCCTGCGTCGTCGTCCCTATGCGGTGATTCTCTTTGATGAGGTGGAAAAAGCTCATCCAGATGTCTTTAATGTCCTGTTACAGGTGTTAGATGATGGACGAGTCACGGACGCACAAGGGCGCACGGTAGATTTCAAAAATTCCATCATTATTATGACCAGTAACATTGGCTCTCAGTTCATCTTGGATGTGTCTGGGAATGATGCGGATTATGATGAGATGCGATCGCGCGTCTTGGAGGCCTTGCGGGCTAACTTCCGCCCCGAGTTCCTCAACCGCATCGACGATACGATTATCTTCCATGCCCTAGAGAAGTCCCAGTTGCGGGAGATTGTCAAGTTACAGGTGGTGCGCCTGGAACAACGGCTGGCGGACAAGAAAATGGCCCTCAAACTCTCCGAAGGGGCGATCGATGTGTTGGCAGAAGTGGGTTACGATCCCGTCTATGGCGCTCGTCCGCTCAAGCGCGCGATTCAGCGGGAACTCGAAACCCAAATCGCCAAGGGGATTCTACGCGGAGAGTTCAACGAAGGCGATACAGTGTTTGTGGATGTGGAAAATGAACGCCTAGCCTTCAAACGCCTCCCGGCGGAGTTGGCGACGGTGTAG
- a CDS encoding ABC transporter substrate-binding protein, whose amino-acid sequence MMILKSIWRSFRHSWHSLWQKRVFYGAIALVTAVLVFGIHRIVLSQQPVTVSVLIQALERAQWEPIVERFEEENPDIRLEIIEGPNATNLVEDLYTSAFLLGDSIYDLVYMDIVWTPKFAAAGWLDPLDDRVSEEELSEFLDGDVEGGRFNGELYRMPFRSDAGMLYYRTDLLEENGFDPPETTEELLEIARSLQEQGAVEWGYVWQGRQYEGLAAVFVEILEGHGGFWVNPETEEVGLDDPEAIAALEFLTQTIDDGISPRGVTTYQEEEARRFFQNGRTVFMRNWPYVWPLANEDNSAVQGKIAIQPMVHAAGFSPGACQGGWGLALAKDSSHKEEAWRVIEFMTSESAQKEFVLDTGYVPSRRSLFNDPEIVEKYSHYPDLLEVQEQSVLRPPIAQYAQASDILQRNISSALTGRLSPQQAMERAAAETRRLLGRG is encoded by the coding sequence ATGATGATATTGAAATCAATTTGGCGTTCGTTCAGACATTCATGGCATAGCCTCTGGCAAAAACGAGTCTTCTACGGGGCGATCGCCCTCGTCACCGCTGTCCTCGTCTTTGGGATTCATCGGATTGTCCTCAGTCAACAGCCTGTTACAGTAAGTGTTCTCATACAGGCCTTAGAACGGGCCCAATGGGAACCCATCGTTGAGCGGTTCGAGGAAGAAAACCCCGATATTCGGCTGGAGATTATCGAGGGTCCTAACGCAACCAATTTAGTCGAGGACCTCTATACATCTGCCTTTCTCCTGGGCGATTCCATTTACGATCTCGTCTACATGGATATCGTCTGGACTCCCAAGTTCGCCGCTGCGGGTTGGCTTGATCCCCTTGATGACCGAGTCAGCGAGGAAGAACTGAGTGAGTTCCTAGACGGGGATGTAGAAGGGGGACGCTTCAACGGCGAACTCTATCGGATGCCCTTCCGGTCTGATGCCGGGATGCTGTACTACCGAACCGACTTACTCGAAGAAAACGGCTTTGACCCTCCCGAGACGACGGAGGAGTTACTTGAGATTGCCCGAAGTCTACAAGAACAGGGGGCCGTGGAATGGGGCTATGTTTGGCAAGGACGACAGTATGAAGGGCTTGCGGCTGTGTTTGTCGAAATCCTGGAAGGCCATGGTGGCTTCTGGGTGAATCCGGAGACGGAAGAGGTGGGTCTCGATGATCCCGAGGCCATCGCCGCCTTAGAGTTCCTAACTCAAACCATTGATGACGGAATTTCCCCTCGGGGTGTCACCACCTATCAGGAAGAAGAGGCGCGACGCTTCTTCCAAAATGGTCGAACTGTCTTTATGCGTAACTGGCCCTATGTCTGGCCACTTGCCAATGAGGACAACTCGGCTGTACAGGGAAAAATTGCCATTCAACCCATGGTTCACGCAGCCGGTTTCAGTCCGGGGGCCTGTCAAGGCGGTTGGGGATTGGCCTTGGCTAAGGATAGTTCCCATAAGGAAGAAGCCTGGCGGGTGATTGAATTTATGACCAGTGAATCGGCGCAGAAAGAGTTTGTCCTGGATACCGGCTATGTCCCCAGTCGGCGATCGCTCTTCAATGACCCGGAGATTGTGGAGAAATACAGCCATTATCCGGATCTGTTGGAGGTGCAAGAACAGTCCGTGTTACGACCTCCCATTGCTCAATACGCCCAAGCTTCAGATATTCTGCAACGGAACATCAGTTCTGCCCTAACGGGTCGTTTGAGTCCCCAACAGGCGATGGAACGAGCCGCTGCGGAAACTCGCCGTCTCTTAGGTCGCGGTTAG
- a CDS encoding carbohydrate ABC transporter permease: MTTTKPQSQGFDWSKLVLPISVLLVLAFSLGPIIWQFLTSIKTNDAIVSIPNVYIPAPDQLTATHYTDLFARRPFHRYIFNSAFVAFVSTLLCLGLGAPAAYALTRLKLPGERIILSLVLIITLFPYILLFLGLLELVQFFGLGNNYLALIVPYTAINLPLTILVMRSFFQQLPKDLEDSAKVDGYGTVAMLWKIVLPMTLPAMVTTGILAFIFAWNEFIFALTFITRDVMQTIPVAAAQLGGASIFEVPYGTTAAATVLGTAPLVVLVLFFQRKIVQGLTSGAVKG; encoded by the coding sequence ATGACTACAACAAAACCCCAATCCCAAGGATTTGACTGGAGTAAACTGGTGTTACCAATTTCAGTCTTACTCGTTCTTGCCTTTAGCCTCGGTCCAATAATTTGGCAATTTTTGACCTCCATTAAGACTAATGATGCGATCGTCTCGATTCCCAACGTCTATATTCCCGCGCCGGATCAACTGACAGCCACTCACTATACGGATCTCTTTGCCCGTCGTCCCTTTCATCGCTATATCTTTAATAGTGCCTTTGTTGCCTTTGTCTCTACCTTGCTCTGTTTAGGGTTAGGGGCCCCAGCCGCATATGCTTTGACGCGCCTGAAACTTCCGGGGGAGCGAATTATTCTGTCATTAGTGCTGATTATTACCTTATTTCCCTATATCCTCCTCTTTTTAGGGCTGCTGGAGTTAGTCCAGTTTTTTGGCTTAGGGAATAATTATTTGGCCTTGATTGTTCCTTATACGGCGATCAACTTGCCGTTGACCATTTTGGTGATGCGGAGCTTTTTTCAACAACTCCCGAAGGACTTGGAAGATTCTGCAAAAGTTGATGGCTATGGAACCGTCGCCATGTTGTGGAAAATTGTCCTTCCCATGACCCTACCAGCGATGGTAACAACAGGAATTTTGGCGTTTATTTTTGCTTGGAATGAGTTTATTTTTGCTCTGACGTTCATCACCCGAGATGTCATGCAAACCATTCCGGTAGCAGCAGCACAACTGGGGGGAGCCTCGATTTTTGAAGTTCCCTATGGAACCACCGCAGCGGCAACAGTATTAGGGACAGCACCGCTGGTAGTGTTGGTGTTGTTCTTCCAACGTAAAATTGTCCAAGGGTTAACCTCAGGAGCGGTGAAAGGGTGA
- a CDS encoding FAD-binding domain-containing protein — MTDLVLFWHRRDLRLTDNLGLAEARERSAKLIPLFCFDPTILEQDDIAPARMAYLLGCLESLERRYRQVGGRLLFLQGKPQEKIPQLADVLGAKAVYWNQDVEPYGRERDRQVKERLNQQGIEVYESWDQLLHAPGDVLTGTSNNCKPYTVYTPYWKNWSRQPKGKPVPSPESLEMLTEREEQKLETVGAIALPSLQELGFTWDAPLILEPGEAAAKAQLESFCSQGIYSYDEQRNYPFNDGTSRLSPALKFGAIGIRDVWAATESVMENARSDETRDHILTWQQELAWREFYQTVMYFFPELAQGPYREPWDRFPWQNDEQKFAAWCEGKTGFPIVDAAMRQLNQTGWMHNRCRMIVASFLTKDLMINWQWGEKYFMQHLIDGDLSANNGGWQWSASSGMDPKPLRIFNPASQAKKYDPQAEYIRHWLPETRALETKDLVTGNITPLDCEACGYPRAIVNHNEQQRIFKEIYKDLKS, encoded by the coding sequence ATGACTGACCTGGTTTTATTTTGGCATCGCCGAGACTTACGACTGACGGATAATCTTGGCTTGGCTGAGGCGAGAGAACGTAGTGCAAAACTAATTCCCTTATTTTGTTTCGACCCGACTATTTTGGAACAAGATGATATTGCTCCTGCCCGTATGGCTTATCTCCTGGGGTGTTTAGAGTCCTTAGAGCGGCGTTATCGTCAAGTGGGTGGACGGTTGCTATTTTTGCAGGGAAAGCCGCAGGAAAAAATACCTCAATTGGCGGATGTTTTAGGGGCCAAGGCTGTCTATTGGAATCAGGATGTAGAACCCTATGGACGGGAACGCGATCGCCAGGTTAAGGAACGATTAAACCAGCAGGGGATTGAGGTTTACGAGAGTTGGGATCAATTGCTCCATGCTCCTGGTGACGTATTAACAGGAACCAGTAACAACTGTAAGCCTTATACCGTTTATACTCCCTATTGGAAAAATTGGAGCCGTCAGCCTAAAGGGAAACCCGTGCCGAGTCCAGAGTCCTTAGAGATGCTGACCGAGCGAGAGGAGCAGAAGCTGGAAACTGTGGGGGCGATCGCCCTGCCTAGCTTACAAGAGTTAGGATTTACTTGGGATGCGCCTTTAATCTTAGAACCAGGAGAAGCGGCTGCCAAAGCACAATTAGAGTCCTTTTGTAGTCAGGGAATTTACAGTTACGATGAGCAGCGAAACTACCCCTTTAATGATGGAACCTCTCGTCTGAGTCCGGCGTTGAAATTCGGGGCGATCGGCATTCGTGACGTTTGGGCAGCAACAGAATCTGTGATGGAAAATGCCCGCAGCGATGAGACTCGTGACCATATTTTGACCTGGCAACAAGAGTTAGCCTGGCGGGAGTTTTATCAAACGGTAATGTACTTTTTTCCCGAACTGGCTCAGGGTCCCTATCGAGAACCGTGGGACCGCTTCCCTTGGCAAAATGATGAACAGAAGTTTGCCGCTTGGTGTGAGGGAAAAACAGGATTTCCGATTGTAGATGCCGCGATGCGACAACTCAATCAAACGGGATGGATGCACAATCGTTGTCGCATGATTGTGGCAAGCTTTTTAACCAAAGACTTAATGATAAATTGGCAATGGGGGGAGAAATACTTTATGCAACATCTCATTGATGGGGATTTATCGGCGAATAATGGGGGATGGCAATGGAGTGCATCCAGTGGTATGGATCCTAAACCCTTGCGGATTTTCAACCCGGCCAGTCAAGCCAAGAAATATGATCCCCAAGCGGAGTATATTCGCCATTGGCTACCGGAGACTCGCGCATTGGAGACTAAGGATTTAGTGACGGGGAACATTACGCCTTTAGATTGTGAGGCCTGTGGCTATCCTCGGGCAATTGTTAATCACAATGAGCAACAACGGATATTTAAGGAGATTTATAAAGACTTGAAGAGTTAA
- a CDS encoding NUDIX hydrolase, producing the protein MSFAQESPEILKKRLFFGGRKFNFEVNRLRLPNGAEGDWECIRHPGGALAVPVTPEGELVLVKQYRFAVQGRILEFPAGTVEVNEDPGETIRREIEEETGYRASQWRKLGEFILAPGYSDEIIYAYLAQGLEKLERPPAQDEDEDIEVVLMRPEALEAAILAGEPVDSKSMSSFLLAKPFL; encoded by the coding sequence ATGTCTTTTGCTCAGGAATCCCCAGAAATCCTTAAAAAGCGTCTGTTCTTTGGGGGTCGTAAATTTAATTTTGAAGTTAATCGCTTGCGTTTGCCCAACGGAGCGGAAGGAGACTGGGAGTGCATCCGTCATCCGGGAGGGGCCCTGGCGGTTCCTGTTACCCCCGAGGGGGAACTGGTTTTGGTCAAACAATATCGTTTTGCGGTGCAGGGGCGAATCTTGGAGTTTCCCGCCGGAACTGTGGAAGTCAACGAAGATCCTGGGGAAACGATTCGTCGGGAAATTGAGGAAGAAACCGGCTATCGAGCCAGTCAATGGCGTAAGTTAGGAGAATTTATCCTCGCTCCGGGTTACTCTGATGAAATCATTTATGCCTATCTAGCTCAAGGCCTGGAGAAGTTGGAACGTCCTCCGGCACAGGATGAGGATGAGGATATTGAAGTGGTTTTAATGCGCCCTGAAGCCCTAGAAGCCGCGATTTTGGCTGGGGAACCTGTGGATTCTAAGTCGATGTCTAGCTTTTTGTTGGCTAAACCCTTTTTATGA